CCGGCGCTTGAAATCGACGTAGCGATACTTCTGCTTGTGGCCGCCCGCGATGCCGCGCGCCGTGGCGTGACCCATGTTGTTGCGGCCGCCGGACTTGCGCTTGCCCTCGACGAGCGCCTTGACCGGCTTGCCCTTCCACAGGCCCGACTTGTCGACGAGCACCAGGCCGCGACGGGCCGGGCTGGTCGGGTTATAATGCTTGAGTGCCATGGACTCAGATCCCCGTCGTCACGTCGATGGACTGGCCGTCCGCCAGCGTCACGATCGCCTTCTTGCTGTCGGAACGCTTGTAGGCTTCGCCCTTCCAGCGCTTCGTCTTGCCCTTCGACACGATCGTGTTGACGCCGGTGACGGTCACACCGAACAGCGCCTCGACGGCCGCCTTGATCTCGGGCTTGGTAGCCTTCTCGGCGACCTTGAACACGACCGCATTATGCTCGGAGAGCAGGGTCGACTTCTCGGTGATGTGCGGAGCGAGCACCACGTCGTAATGACGGATGTCGATCGCGCCCTTCTGCTGCTTAGCCATTGAAGCGCGCCTCCAGCTTCTCGACCGCGGCGCGCGTCAGCACCAGCGTGTCATGCTTCAGGATGTCATAGACGTTGGCA
This DNA window, taken from Sphingomonas sp. AP4-R1, encodes the following:
- a CDS encoding 50S ribosomal protein L23 translates to MAKQQKGAIDIRHYDVVLAPHITEKSTLLSEHNAVVFKVAEKATKPEIKAAVEALFGVTVTGVNTIVSKGKTKRWKGEAYKRSDSKKAIVTLADGQSIDVTTGI